A genomic window from Polaribacter gangjinensis includes:
- a CDS encoding amidase family protein, which yields MESQIREIHQQLVDKKITCTALVQEKLNLLKPNTYNTVNSLLENLALEKAQKVDEKIKRGEKIGLLEGIPFGVKDVFMLQGTYTTASANFLKNYKAAYTATAIQKLIDAGAIPIVKENCDSFGHGSSSENTIFGAVKNALNSDLVGGGSSGGSAVNVAKNYTTFSIGGDTGGSVRQPAGYNKVYGLKPTYGRISRFGLLAYASSTDCVGPITTSIEDLRIVLNTISGIDIKDQTTYFSEEISDEKISKSDEIKTIGYFKNFIENDAIDATIKSDFLKAIEKIKAAGIQVKELDFFDSEILIATYYTLAMAETASNLSRLDGTNYGNRMEEKNLKDTYSITRSENFSEETKRRIVGGNQVLSQGFSDDIYLKALSIRDQIAENFENDFREVDVIISPVTPNSPPKIGDSLKDPLAMYLSDAYTVGFSLGQLPTLTIPQGTSTGMQLSAAKNNDELLLKFANFLKEVI from the coding sequence ATGGAATCACAAATTAGAGAAATTCATCAACAACTCGTTGATAAAAAAATAACTTGTACAGCATTGGTTCAAGAAAAATTGAATTTACTTAAACCAAACACGTACAACACTGTCAATTCACTTTTAGAAAATTTGGCTTTGGAAAAAGCGCAAAAAGTAGATGAAAAAATTAAAAGAGGCGAAAAAATAGGACTTTTAGAAGGCATCCCTTTTGGCGTAAAAGATGTGTTTATGCTTCAAGGAACTTACACAACTGCAAGTGCTAATTTTTTAAAAAACTACAAAGCTGCATACACTGCAACTGCCATTCAAAAATTGATAGATGCTGGTGCAATTCCTATTGTAAAAGAAAATTGTGATAGTTTTGGCCATGGTTCATCTTCTGAAAATACTATTTTTGGCGCTGTAAAAAACGCCTTAAATTCAGATTTAGTTGGAGGTGGATCAAGTGGAGGATCTGCTGTAAATGTGGCAAAAAACTATACCACTTTTTCAATTGGTGGTGATACTGGAGGTTCAGTTAGGCAACCTGCAGGATACAATAAAGTATATGGTTTAAAGCCAACTTATGGACGCATTTCACGTTTTGGATTGCTTGCATACGCTTCTTCTACAGACTGTGTGGGTCCAATTACAACAAGTATTGAAGACCTCAGAATTGTATTAAATACCATTAGTGGTATTGATATTAAAGATCAAACCACATATTTCTCTGAAGAAATTTCTGATGAAAAAATTTCAAAATCCGATGAAATAAAAACAATTGGATATTTTAAAAATTTCATTGAAAATGATGCTATTGATGCAACCATAAAATCAGATTTTTTAAAAGCAATTGAAAAAATAAAAGCTGCAGGAATTCAAGTGAAAGAACTCGATTTTTTTGACTCAGAAATTTTAATAGCAACTTATTACACATTGGCTATGGCTGAAACTGCCTCTAATTTATCAAGATTAGATGGTACAAATTATGGCAATAGAATGGAAGAAAAAAATTTAAAAGATACCTATTCAATTACTCGCTCTGAAAATTTTTCTGAAGAAACAAAAAGAAGAATTGTGGGTGGAAATCAAGTATTATCTCAAGGTTTTTCTGATGATATTTATCTAAAAGCATTGAGTATTAGAGATCAAATTGCTGAAAATTTTGAAAATGATTTTCGAGAAGTAGATGTAATTATATCTCCAGTTACTCCAAATTCACCTCCAAAAATTGGCGATAGTTTAAAAGATCCTTTAGCTATGTATCTGTCTGATGCTTACACAGTTGGATTTAGTTTAGGGCAATTGCCTACGCTTACAATTCCACAAGGAACATCAACAGGAATGCAACTTTCTGCCGCAAAAAATAACGACGAATTGTTACTAAAATTCGCAAACTTCTTAAAAGAGGTCATATAA
- the mdh gene encoding malate dehydrogenase, protein MKVSVVGAGAVGASCAEYIAIKNFASEVVLLDIKEGYAEGKAMDLMQTASLNGFDTKITGSTNDYSKTANSDVCVITSGIPRKPGMTREELIDINAGIVKTVASNLLTYSPNTILIVVSNPMDTMTYLVHKTTNLPKNKIIGMGGALDSARFKYRLAEALDAPISDVDGMVIGGHSDTGMVPLTRLATRNSVPVSEFISPERLEQVKEDTKVGGATLTKLLGTSAWYAPGAAVSAMVQAIACDQKKVFPCSTFLSGEYGMNNICLGVPVVIGKNGIESIVEITLNNAEKETMVASAEGVSAVNDLLNF, encoded by the coding sequence ATGAAAGTTTCAGTTGTTGGTGCAGGTGCAGTTGGCGCAAGTTGTGCAGAGTATATTGCTATTAAAAACTTCGCATCCGAAGTAGTTTTACTAGATATCAAAGAAGGTTATGCTGAAGGAAAAGCAATGGATTTGATGCAAACTGCTTCTTTAAATGGGTTTGATACCAAAATCACGGGAAGTACAAACGATTATTCAAAAACTGCAAATTCTGATGTTTGCGTAATTACATCTGGAATTCCAAGAAAACCAGGAATGACACGTGAAGAATTGATTGACATCAATGCCGGAATTGTAAAAACAGTAGCCTCAAATTTGCTAACTTATTCCCCAAATACAATCTTGATTGTAGTTTCAAATCCTATGGACACAATGACATATTTGGTTCACAAAACAACAAACTTACCAAAAAATAAAATTATTGGAATGGGTGGAGCTTTAGATTCTGCTCGTTTTAAATATAGATTGGCTGAAGCTTTAGATGCTCCAATTTCGGATGTTGATGGAATGGTAATTGGTGGTCACTCTGATACAGGAATGGTACCTTTAACAAGATTAGCAACAAGAAATTCTGTTCCTGTTTCTGAATTCATTTCACCTGAAAGATTAGAACAAGTAAAAGAAGATACCAAAGTTGGTGGTGCAACTTTAACCAAATTATTGGGTACTTCAGCTTGGTATGCACCTGGAGCTGCTGTAAGTGCTATGGTTCAAGCAATTGCTTGTGATCAGAAAAAAGTATTTCCTTGTTCAACATTCTTAAGTGGTGAATACGGAATGAATAATATTTGCTTAGGAGTTCCTGTTGTTATAGGAAAAAACGGAATTGAGAGTATTGTTGAAATCACATTGAATAATGCAGAAAAAGAAACTATGGTTGCCTCTGCTGAAGGTGTTTCTGCTGTAAACGACTTATTAAACTTTTAA
- the gyrB gene encoding DNA topoisomerase (ATP-hydrolyzing) subunit B, with the protein MSEEKKYEYSADSIQALEGMEHVRMRPSMYIGDIGVRGLHHLVYEVVDNSIDEAMGGHCDTIEVTINEDNSVTTKDNGRGIPVDIHKKEGVSALQVVMTKIGAGGKFDKDSYKVSGGLHGVGVSCVNALSDHLTATVHKNGKIWQQEYERGKALYPVKTIGETDFTGTIVTFLPDKSIFQQTTEFSYETLANRMRELSFLNKGVTIKLTDKRKTDDEGNFISETFYSDEGLPEFVRYLDSTRESLTARVISMEGEKNGIPVEVAMVYNTSYAENLHSYVNNINTHEGGTHLAGFRRGLTTTLKKYADDSGLLKNVKFEIAGDDFREGLTAIISVKVQEPQFEGQTKTKLGNREVTAAVSQAVSDMLTIYLEENPNDARAIVQKVILAATARHAAKKARELVQRKTVMSIGGLPGKLSDCSETDPAQCEIFLVEGDSAGGTAKQGRDRNFQAILPLRGKILNVEKAMQHKVFENEEIKNMFTALGVSIGTEEDPRALNLSKIRYHKVVIMCDADVDGSHIATLILTFFFRFMREMIEQGYIYIATPPLYLVKKGQKREYAWDDNQRDLISQKMGGGVTIQRYKGLGEMNAEQLWDTTMNPEFRTLRQITIDSMTEADRVFSMLMGDEVPPRRDFIEKNAKYAKIDV; encoded by the coding sequence ATGAGCGAAGAAAAAAAATACGAATATTCAGCAGATAGTATTCAGGCATTAGAAGGAATGGAGCATGTAAGAATGCGTCCTTCCATGTATATTGGCGATATTGGAGTGCGTGGTTTACATCATTTGGTTTACGAAGTTGTAGACAATTCCATTGACGAAGCTATGGGTGGTCACTGTGACACTATTGAAGTTACTATCAATGAAGACAATTCTGTTACAACCAAAGATAATGGACGTGGAATTCCAGTAGATATTCACAAAAAAGAAGGCGTTTCTGCATTACAAGTAGTAATGACAAAAATTGGTGCTGGAGGAAAATTTGATAAAGATTCTTATAAAGTTTCTGGAGGATTGCATGGAGTTGGAGTTTCGTGTGTAAACGCACTTTCTGACCATTTAACAGCTACTGTTCATAAAAATGGAAAAATTTGGCAACAAGAATACGAACGCGGAAAAGCATTGTATCCTGTAAAAACAATTGGTGAGACCGATTTTACAGGAACTATAGTTACCTTTTTACCAGATAAATCAATTTTTCAGCAAACTACTGAATTCAGCTATGAAACATTAGCTAACAGAATGCGCGAATTGTCGTTTTTAAATAAAGGTGTAACCATCAAATTAACAGATAAAAGAAAAACAGATGATGAAGGTAATTTTATTTCAGAGACTTTTTATTCAGACGAAGGATTACCAGAATTTGTAAGATATTTAGATTCAACTCGTGAAAGCTTGACTGCAAGAGTGATTTCTATGGAAGGAGAAAAAAATGGTATTCCAGTAGAAGTTGCGATGGTTTACAACACTTCCTATGCTGAAAATTTACATTCATATGTAAACAACATCAATACGCATGAAGGAGGTACTCATTTAGCAGGTTTTAGACGTGGTTTAACCACTACTTTAAAAAAATATGCTGACGATTCAGGATTGTTGAAAAATGTAAAATTCGAAATTGCTGGTGATGACTTTAGAGAGGGATTAACAGCCATTATTTCTGTAAAAGTTCAAGAGCCTCAATTTGAAGGTCAAACAAAAACCAAATTAGGAAACAGAGAGGTTACAGCAGCAGTTTCTCAGGCTGTTTCTGATATGTTGACTATTTATTTAGAAGAAAATCCGAATGATGCTAGAGCTATAGTACAAAAAGTAATTTTAGCAGCAACAGCGCGTCATGCAGCCAAAAAAGCCCGTGAATTAGTTCAAAGAAAAACGGTGATGAGTATTGGTGGTTTGCCAGGTAAATTATCTGATTGTTCTGAAACTGATCCAGCTCAATGTGAAATTTTCTTGGTTGAGGGAGATTCTGCAGGTGGAACTGCAAAACAAGGAAGAGACAGAAACTTCCAAGCTATTTTACCTTTACGTGGAAAAATTTTGAACGTAGAAAAAGCCATGCAGCACAAAGTTTTTGAAAACGAAGAAATTAAAAATATGTTTACTGCATTGGGGGTTTCTATTGGTACAGAAGAAGATCCAAGAGCATTGAATTTATCAAAAATTCGTTATCATAAGGTAGTAATTATGTGTGATGCTGACGTTGATGGTTCGCACATTGCAACCTTAATATTAACTTTCTTCTTCCGTTTTATGAGAGAAATGATTGAACAGGGTTATATTTATATTGCTACTCCTCCATTGTATTTAGTGAAAAAAGGACAAAAAAGAGAATATGCTTGGGACGACAATCAACGTGATTTAATTTCTCAAAAAATGGGTGGTGGAGTTACCATTCAACGTTACAAAGGTTTGGGAGAGATGAATGCTGAGCAATTATGGGACACAACCATGAATCCTGAATTTAGAACCTTACGTCAAATTACTATAGACAGCATGACTGAAGCAGACAGAGTATTCTCTATGTTAATGGGTGATGAAGTTCCTCCAAGAAGAGATTTCATTGAAAAGAATGCGAAATATGCTAAAATAGATGTTTAA
- the gatB/aspS gene encoding bifunctional amidotransferase subunit GatB/aspartate--tRNA ligase AspS, with protein sequence MELEQVNELLKIHDLELVIGLETHVRLNTKTKLFCSCPTQETDQPNQHICSVCTGQMGVLPAVNKEAIKKAIYFGKAVKSSFSNEIISWDRKHYEYPDNPKNIQITQFHNPIIPDGQVSCFRNDGSQFTVNLTQVHIEEDAAKLLHEKEISLVDFNKAGVPLIEIVTEPCIRHIEDASTYAQYIHRIVQNLKISEANLEKGEFKSDVSVSLRKKHSYHLNPRTEIKNLNSFKFMVEALKEEVEKQLNYFIENKAFRPEQTTVLFDADLKQTKTMRKKEFEADYRFITEPDIPFVNIKNAIDSIDVDISSLPFAVESILIKGGVLPQDAKFFTADSLRSETFVAINNVLQDPSFVAKTLVNNIGADEYKNIHDVSHLTEIFQLFKDEKITAVLVQNAILNYLKDQTFDYNKYFDENTISNEKIIAAVQKVIQDNSSIADEIKAGNEGKSGILVGKVIAIIGKGASGKIVREEILRQLESDSEITIPQKIGANSVLSKVKTQKSENKDEEELQKIPIIIKENYRTHKISELSENSISSEITLAGWVSSVRDHGELIFIDVRDSSYEIFQVRLSRESFPNLDDLVKLKPETVIMVTGIVVQRNEDDYNLSLRTGKIELETTHLEILNLSKTLPFEIKRATKSNENVRFQYKFLDHRNEEVRKAIINRHKVIKLLRDLLDEEEFLEIETPILTAGTDEGAREFIVPTRKQAGSFYTLPQAPQQFKQMLMVGGFEKYFQIARCFRDEDSRGDRQPEFTQLDMEMAYTSMQKIIDLNTKLFNEVVTKIYGNQWILKPFEIITYKEAMDFYGCDRPDLRFGLQMQDITDIVKETTFQVFSKPIEDGGIVKCIKVSAKEQGNKRMSKGQIENLTAIAQQHGLGGLAYIIVNENELQSPIIKFLGEEIAVKIIEATKAQIGDIVFFSAADYATANKALDAVRQEMGKILKLINPKELRPAWVIDFPMFEKNDDGRWTFTHNPFSMPAVKDLAKHLDGNDNEIGSIIAQQYDLILNGYEIGGGSVRAHKSEILEATYKNMGYNKEEMLKSVGTMYKAFQYGAPPHGGIAWGIDRLMMILEKKSSIREVMAFPKTGTSEDLLFGSPSPLSDKKVEEMNVKVIKK encoded by the coding sequence ATGGAACTAGAACAAGTAAACGAATTGCTGAAAATACATGATTTAGAGCTCGTAATTGGCTTGGAAACGCATGTGCGATTGAATACAAAAACAAAATTGTTTTGTTCTTGTCCAACTCAAGAAACTGATCAACCAAATCAACATATTTGTTCGGTTTGTACTGGACAAATGGGCGTTTTGCCAGCTGTAAATAAAGAAGCGATTAAAAAAGCAATTTATTTTGGAAAAGCAGTAAAATCATCCTTTTCAAATGAGATAATTTCTTGGGATAGAAAACATTACGAATATCCTGACAACCCAAAAAATATACAAATAACGCAATTTCATAATCCTATCATTCCTGATGGACAAGTGTCTTGTTTCAGAAATGATGGATCGCAATTTACCGTAAATTTAACGCAAGTTCATATTGAAGAAGATGCCGCAAAATTGCTCCATGAAAAAGAAATTTCGCTAGTTGATTTCAACAAAGCGGGTGTTCCTTTGATTGAAATTGTTACAGAACCTTGCATTCGTCATATAGAAGATGCTTCAACGTATGCACAATACATTCATAGAATTGTTCAGAATTTAAAAATTTCTGAGGCAAATCTAGAAAAAGGTGAGTTTAAATCGGATGTTTCTGTATCACTCAGAAAAAAACACAGCTATCATTTGAATCCAAGAACGGAGATTAAAAACTTGAATTCATTCAAATTTATGGTGGAAGCTTTGAAAGAAGAAGTTGAAAAACAACTCAACTACTTTATTGAAAATAAAGCTTTTAGACCCGAACAAACCACAGTTTTGTTTGATGCTGATTTGAAGCAAACCAAAACCATGCGTAAAAAGGAATTTGAAGCGGATTATCGATTTATAACTGAGCCAGATATTCCTTTTGTAAATATCAAAAATGCAATTGATTCGATTGATGTTGATATTAGTTCATTGCCTTTTGCGGTGGAATCTATTTTGATTAAAGGCGGAGTTTTGCCTCAAGATGCCAAATTTTTCACAGCAGATTCTTTGCGTTCAGAAACTTTTGTAGCAATCAATAATGTACTTCAAGATCCATCTTTTGTTGCCAAAACATTGGTGAATAATATTGGCGCTGACGAATATAAAAACATCCACGATGTTTCGCATTTGACAGAGATTTTTCAACTTTTTAAGGATGAAAAAATCACGGCTGTTTTAGTTCAAAATGCTATTTTAAATTATTTGAAAGATCAAACTTTTGACTACAATAAATATTTTGATGAAAATACCATTTCAAACGAAAAAATAATTGCAGCTGTTCAAAAAGTGATTCAAGATAATAGTTCAATTGCGGATGAAATAAAAGCAGGAAATGAAGGAAAATCAGGAATTTTAGTTGGAAAAGTAATTGCAATTATCGGAAAAGGCGCTTCAGGGAAAATTGTTCGTGAAGAAATTTTGAGACAATTAGAAAGCGATTCAGAAATAACTATCCCTCAAAAAATTGGAGCTAATTCAGTTTTATCCAAAGTAAAAACTCAAAAATCTGAAAATAAAGACGAAGAGGAATTACAAAAAATTCCAATCATCATCAAAGAAAACTACAGAACTCATAAAATTTCTGAACTTTCTGAAAACTCAATTTCTAGTGAAATTACTTTGGCTGGTTGGGTTTCAAGTGTTCGTGATCATGGAGAATTGATTTTTATTGATGTTCGGGATTCTAGTTACGAAATTTTTCAAGTTCGTTTGAGTAGAGAATCTTTCCCGAATTTAGATGATTTGGTTAAATTAAAACCTGAAACTGTCATTATGGTTACAGGAATTGTCGTCCAAAGAAATGAAGACGACTATAATTTGAGTTTAAGAACTGGAAAAATAGAATTGGAAACAACCCATTTAGAAATTCTGAATTTATCCAAAACCTTGCCTTTTGAAATCAAAAGAGCTACAAAATCGAATGAAAATGTTCGCTTTCAATATAAGTTTTTAGACCATAGAAATGAGGAAGTTCGCAAGGCAATTATCAATCGTCATAAAGTGATTAAATTGTTACGTGATTTGTTGGATGAAGAAGAATTCTTAGAAATTGAAACACCTATTTTAACTGCAGGAACTGACGAAGGAGCAAGAGAATTCATTGTGCCAACAAGAAAACAAGCAGGTTCATTTTATACCTTACCACAAGCGCCACAACAATTCAAACAAATGTTGATGGTTGGTGGATTTGAAAAATATTTTCAAATAGCGCGTTGTTTTAGAGACGAAGATTCGCGTGGAGATCGTCAACCCGAATTTACGCAACTAGACATGGAAATGGCATACACAAGTATGCAAAAAATCATCGATTTGAATACAAAACTATTCAATGAAGTGGTTACAAAAATCTATGGAAATCAATGGATTTTAAAACCTTTTGAAATCATTACTTATAAAGAAGCCATGGATTTTTATGGCTGTGACAGACCTGATTTACGCTTTGGATTGCAAATGCAAGACATTACTGATATTGTAAAAGAAACTACTTTTCAAGTATTTAGCAAACCTATTGAAGATGGCGGAATTGTAAAATGCATTAAAGTTTCAGCAAAAGAACAAGGCAATAAACGAATGTCAAAAGGTCAAATTGAAAACTTAACTGCGATTGCACAACAACATGGTTTGGGAGGTTTAGCGTATATTATTGTCAATGAAAATGAGTTGCAATCACCAATTATTAAATTTTTAGGAGAGGAAATTGCCGTAAAAATTATTGAAGCAACCAAAGCTCAAATTGGTGATATTGTATTTTTCTCAGCTGCTGATTATGCAACTGCTAATAAAGCATTGGATGCAGTTCGTCAAGAAATGGGGAAAATTCTAAAACTCATCAATCCAAAAGAACTGAGACCTGCTTGGGTAATTGATTTTCCAATGTTTGAAAAAAACGATGATGGAAGATGGACTTTTACCCACAATCCATTTTCAATGCCTGCTGTAAAAGATTTAGCAAAACATTTGGATGGCAATGACAATGAAATTGGAAGTATTATTGCGCAACAATACGATTTGATTTTAAACGGTTACGAAATTGGTGGTGGATCTGTGAGAGCGCACAAATCAGAAATCTTAGAAGCAACTTATAAAAACATGGGGTACAACAAAGAAGAAATGCTTAAAAGCGTTGGAACCATGTATAAAGCTTTTCAATATGGAGCACCACCTCATGGAGGAATTGCATGGGGAATAGATCGTTTGATGATGATTTTAGAGAAAAAATCATCTATCAGAGAAGTAATGGCATTCCCAAAAACAGGTACCTCAGAAGATTTACTTTTTGGAAGTCCATCTCCACTTTCTGACAAAAAAGTAGAAGAAATGAACGTTAAAGTCATCAAAAAGTAA
- a CDS encoding formate--tetrahydrofolate ligase — translation MRYLTDIEIAQAKNPLHIKNIAEKLGIDEDDLEMYGKHKAKLPLFLIDDEKVAQNNLVLVTALTPTPAGEGKTTVSIGLTEGLNKIGKQAVVVLREPSLGPVFGMKGGAAGGGYSQVIPMEEINLHFTGDFNAVEKANNLLAALIDNNIQNKTNNLNIDPRTVLWKRVMDMNDRSLREIIIGLGGTANGVPRQDGFNITPASEVMAILCMSTDLDNLKERLGNIFIGFTFDNKPVFAKDLKAENAMAILLKEAIKPNLVQTLEGNPAILHGGPFANIAQGTNTIIATKMGLSLANYAVTEAGFGADLGAEKFLNIKSTFAKLNPKCVVLVATIRALRHHGGAKSEEYNTPNLERVSEGFKNLEKHIENVRKFHVEPVVAINSFISDSDEEVAFVIEKCAKLGVKAVVSEGWAKGGEGTKKLAAAVVDVVENKATQYKPLYDWKSPIKQKIETIAKEMYGAKTVEYSKQAQIDLRRIDRLGFNDFAVCMAKTQKSFSDNEFLIGRPEGFTVTVREIEIAAGAQFVIPILGKMMRMPGLPVIPASENMTIDKNGVISGLS, via the coding sequence ATGAGGTATTTAACTGATATTGAGATTGCTCAAGCAAAAAATCCTTTACACATCAAAAATATTGCTGAAAAATTAGGTATAGATGAAGACGATTTGGAGATGTATGGAAAACACAAAGCAAAACTACCTTTGTTTTTGATTGATGATGAAAAAGTAGCACAAAACAATTTGGTTTTAGTAACTGCATTAACGCCAACTCCAGCAGGAGAAGGAAAAACTACGGTTTCAATTGGTTTGACAGAAGGGTTAAATAAAATTGGAAAACAAGCTGTTGTAGTGTTGAGAGAACCTTCTTTAGGACCTGTTTTTGGTATGAAAGGTGGAGCTGCAGGAGGAGGCTATTCTCAAGTAATTCCAATGGAAGAAATCAATTTGCATTTTACGGGTGATTTTAACGCAGTTGAAAAAGCTAATAATTTACTTGCAGCGTTGATTGATAACAACATCCAAAATAAAACCAATAATTTAAATATTGATCCAAGAACAGTTCTTTGGAAACGTGTGATGGATATGAATGATCGTTCTTTACGAGAAATTATTATTGGTTTGGGAGGCACTGCAAATGGTGTTCCGAGACAAGATGGATTTAATATTACACCTGCATCAGAAGTGATGGCGATTTTATGCATGTCAACTGATTTAGATAATTTAAAAGAACGTTTGGGAAATATTTTTATAGGGTTTACTTTTGATAACAAACCTGTTTTTGCCAAAGATTTGAAAGCTGAAAATGCGATGGCAATTTTATTAAAAGAAGCTATTAAACCAAATTTAGTGCAAACTTTAGAAGGAAATCCTGCAATTCTTCATGGAGGTCCTTTTGCGAATATTGCACAAGGAACCAATACCATTATTGCCACAAAAATGGGACTTTCTTTGGCTAATTATGCAGTCACTGAAGCGGGTTTTGGAGCTGATTTAGGTGCAGAAAAGTTTCTAAATATCAAATCAACTTTTGCGAAACTCAATCCAAAATGTGTGGTTTTGGTTGCTACAATTAGAGCGTTACGTCATCATGGAGGTGCAAAAAGTGAAGAATATAATACGCCAAATTTAGAACGAGTTTCTGAGGGATTTAAAAATTTAGAAAAACACATAGAAAATGTTCGAAAGTTTCATGTTGAGCCAGTAGTTGCAATCAATTCATTTATTTCTGATTCTGACGAAGAAGTGGCATTTGTTATTGAAAAATGTGCTAAGTTAGGTGTGAAAGCAGTGGTTTCTGAAGGTTGGGCAAAAGGTGGTGAAGGAACCAAAAAATTAGCTGCAGCTGTTGTTGATGTTGTTGAAAACAAAGCAACTCAATACAAACCTTTATACGATTGGAAAAGTCCTATAAAACAAAAAATTGAAACTATTGCCAAAGAAATGTACGGAGCAAAAACGGTTGAATATAGCAAACAAGCTCAAATTGATTTGAGAAGAATTGATAGGTTAGGGTTCAATGATTTTGCAGTTTGCATGGCGAAAACTCAAAAATCATTTTCTGATAATGAGTTTTTAATTGGAAGGCCAGAAGGTTTTACAGTTACAGTTCGTGAAATAGAAATTGCTGCAGGAGCTCAATTTGTAATTCCTATTTTAGGAAAAATGATGCGAATGCCAGGATTGCCTGTTATTCCTGCATCTGAAAATATGACTATTGATAAAAACGGAGTAATTTCTGGGTTGTCATAA
- a CDS encoding DUF6588 family protein yields the protein MKKYTLIFIGVFVLSTNTKAQDGFENILLAEGSDVNKIMQGYFAPAMEGFIYGMNNGWAHTAKVHKVLGFDLTLGLSASMVPSEKEIFSLSGLTSISGASTAPSFAGVGTQTNLTVTRTVTIQNPNSPAFGQSQVVTAGLTLPGGIKDDLPLNAIPAPIAQLNVGLPWKLEGMLRIVPKIDLGDDGGQVNMLGLGLKKEITSWFGPMEKTPLHVALLAAYTTMGVTYGIENQNSGSLIINNASAEFELKAFTVQALASLNFPIINLFGGIGYSSGSSSYRMPGTYQGNYNYTVGGQQYTETINLSAPNLDFSASGFTTSVGARLSLGFFKIFASYTLQEYNALNAGIAISIR from the coding sequence ATGAAAAAGTATACTTTAATTTTTATAGGCGTATTTGTTCTATCAACCAATACAAAAGCGCAAGACGGTTTTGAAAACATCCTACTTGCAGAAGGTAGTGATGTAAACAAAATAATGCAAGGTTATTTTGCTCCTGCTATGGAGGGATTTATTTATGGTATGAATAATGGATGGGCACATACAGCGAAAGTTCATAAAGTTTTAGGTTTTGACTTAACTTTAGGTTTGAGTGCTTCTATGGTACCTTCAGAAAAAGAAATTTTTAGTCTTTCTGGACTGACTTCAATATCTGGCGCTTCAACAGCACCTTCTTTTGCTGGAGTTGGAACACAAACAAACTTAACTGTAACTAGAACCGTTACCATTCAAAACCCAAACTCACCTGCATTTGGACAATCACAGGTTGTTACTGCTGGATTAACACTTCCTGGAGGTATTAAAGATGATTTACCTTTAAATGCAATACCAGCACCAATAGCCCAATTAAATGTTGGTTTGCCTTGGAAATTAGAAGGTATGTTAAGAATCGTTCCAAAAATAGATTTAGGAGATGATGGAGGTCAAGTAAATATGTTAGGATTAGGATTAAAAAAAGAAATTACAAGTTGGTTTGGACCAATGGAAAAAACACCATTACACGTTGCTCTTCTTGCTGCATATACAACAATGGGTGTAACATATGGTATAGAGAATCAAAATTCTGGGAGTTTAATTATAAACAATGCTTCAGCTGAATTTGAATTAAAAGCCTTCACTGTTCAAGCTTTAGCTTCATTGAATTTTCCGATTATCAATTTATTTGGTGGTATTGGTTACAGTAGTGGTAGTTCATCTTATAGAATGCCAGGAACTTATCAAGGTAATTATAACTATACAGTTGGAGGGCAACAATATACTGAAACAATCAATTTAAGTGCTCCAAATTTAGATTTTAGCGCAAGCGGATTTACTACATCTGTAGGAGCGAGATTAAGTTTAGGTTTCTTTAAAATATTTGCCTCTTATACCTTACAAGAATACAATGCTTTAAATGCAGGAATTGCAATAAGTATCAGATAA